A portion of the Streptomyces erythrochromogenes genome contains these proteins:
- a CDS encoding sugar phosphate isomerase/epimerase family protein has translation MTSSPPALTRIRIGSAPDSWGVWFPDDPQQTPWRRFLDEVADAGYEWIELGPYGYLPTDPARLAEETAARGLRVSAGTVFTGLHHGPAVWEETWEHVSRIAALTQAMGAAHLVVIPSFWRDDKTGKVLEDRTLSPAQWRELASQTERLGREVQDRYGLRIVVHPHADTHIDTPENVARFLDATDPALVSLCLDTGHYAYCGGDSVQAVETFAERIGYLHLKQVDPRILAEVVAEELPFGPAVGRGVMCEPPSGVPALEPVLAAAQRLGVDLFAIVEQDMYPCPPDRPLPIARRTRAYLRSCGAR, from the coding sequence ATGACGTCCTCCCCGCCCGCGTTGACCCGTATCCGCATCGGTTCGGCTCCGGACTCCTGGGGTGTCTGGTTTCCCGACGACCCGCAGCAGACCCCGTGGCGGCGTTTCCTCGACGAGGTGGCCGACGCCGGGTACGAGTGGATCGAGCTCGGCCCGTACGGCTACCTGCCCACGGACCCCGCCCGGCTCGCCGAGGAGACGGCCGCGCGCGGCCTGCGCGTCTCGGCCGGAACGGTCTTCACCGGACTCCATCACGGGCCCGCCGTGTGGGAGGAGACCTGGGAGCACGTGTCGCGGATCGCTGCGCTGACCCAGGCCATGGGCGCGGCCCATCTCGTCGTCATCCCCTCCTTCTGGCGGGACGACAAGACCGGGAAGGTCCTGGAGGACCGCACCCTCAGCCCCGCCCAGTGGCGCGAACTGGCCTCCCAGACCGAGCGTCTGGGCCGCGAGGTCCAGGACCGGTACGGGCTGCGGATCGTCGTCCATCCGCACGCCGACACCCACATCGACACCCCGGAGAACGTGGCCCGCTTCCTGGACGCCACCGACCCCGCCCTCGTCTCCCTCTGTCTGGACACCGGCCACTACGCGTACTGCGGCGGCGACAGCGTGCAGGCCGTGGAGACCTTCGCCGAGCGGATCGGCTACCTCCACCTCAAGCAGGTGGACCCGCGGATCCTCGCCGAAGTCGTCGCCGAGGAACTGCCCTTCGGGCCGGCCGTGGGCCGCGGGGTGATGTGCGAACCGCCGTCGGGGGTGCCCGCGCTGGAGCCCGTACTGGCGGCCGCCCAGCGCCTGGGCGTGGACCTGTTCGCCATCGTGGAGCAGGACATGTACCCCTGCCCGCCCGACAGGCCGCTGCCGATCGCCCGCCGCACCCGTGCCTACCTGCGCTCCTGCGGCGCCCGCTGA
- a CDS encoding Gfo/Idh/MocA family protein, giving the protein MTSTLGIAVIGTGKMGADHVRRFGRTVGGARVVAVADPDGDRVKEVAGALDGASAHTDPAAAIAAPGVQAVLIASPGPAHEEAILQALERGLPVLCEKPLTPEPAGALRVMEAEQRLGRRLVQVGFMRRHDAEYERLKELLDAGGIGRPLFLHCRHRNASSPSFFTSDMLISDSVVHEVDAARWLLGQEITAVTVLSPRPASAAPEGLADPRMVLLETSGGAVVDVEIFVNCGFGYQVQCEAVGESGSARIGDGHAMVVQAAGRWGGEIVQDFTVRFADAYDRQLRRWVAAAARGRVAGPDAWDGYAAAAVSEAGLAAARSGVRTVVELADRPALYR; this is encoded by the coding sequence ATGACCAGCACGCTCGGCATCGCCGTCATCGGCACCGGGAAGATGGGCGCGGACCACGTGCGCCGGTTCGGGCGGACCGTGGGCGGGGCCCGGGTGGTGGCCGTGGCCGATCCGGACGGGGACCGGGTCAAGGAGGTCGCGGGCGCCCTCGACGGCGCGAGTGCGCACACCGACCCGGCGGCGGCGATAGCCGCGCCCGGGGTCCAGGCCGTACTGATCGCGTCCCCCGGGCCCGCCCACGAGGAAGCGATCCTGCAGGCCCTGGAGCGGGGGCTGCCGGTGCTGTGCGAGAAGCCGCTGACCCCGGAGCCGGCGGGGGCGCTGCGCGTCATGGAGGCCGAGCAGCGGCTGGGGCGGCGCCTGGTGCAGGTGGGGTTCATGCGGCGGCACGACGCCGAGTACGAGCGGCTCAAGGAGCTGCTGGACGCGGGCGGGATCGGCCGTCCGCTCTTCCTCCACTGCCGGCACCGCAACGCCTCCTCGCCGTCGTTCTTCACGAGCGACATGCTGATCAGCGACTCCGTGGTGCACGAGGTGGACGCGGCCCGCTGGCTGCTGGGGCAGGAGATCACCGCGGTCACGGTGCTCTCGCCGCGGCCCGCGTCGGCCGCGCCCGAGGGGCTGGCCGATCCCCGGATGGTGCTGCTGGAGACCTCCGGAGGGGCCGTCGTCGACGTGGAGATCTTCGTCAACTGCGGTTTCGGCTACCAGGTGCAGTGCGAGGCGGTCGGCGAGTCGGGCAGCGCCCGGATCGGCGACGGGCACGCGATGGTGGTGCAGGCGGCGGGCCGGTGGGGCGGCGAGATCGTCCAGGACTTCACGGTGCGCTTCGCCGACGCCTACGACCGGCAGCTGCGGCGCTGGGTGGCCGCGGCCGCGCGCGGCCGGGTGGCGGGGCCCGACGCGTGGGACGGGTACGCGGCGGCGGCCGTCTCGGAGGCGGGCCTCGCGGCAGCGCGCAGCGGCGTACGGACGGTGGTGGAGCTGGCGGACCGGCCGGCCCTGTACCGCTGA
- the recD2 gene encoding SF1B family DNA helicase RecD2: MATDGVRAAVQLAVVEGVLERITYANEESGYTVARVDTGRGSGDLLTVVGSLLGAQPGESLRMEGRWGSHPQYGRQFTVENYRTVLPATIQGIRRYLGSGLIKGIGPKIADRIVEHFGTGTLDVIEAEPKRLIEVPGLGPKRTKLIGAAWEEQKAIKEVMVFLQGVGVSTSIAVRIYKKYGDASISVVNNQPYRLAADVWGIGFLTADRIAQAVGIPHDSPERVKAGLQYALSQSTDQGHCFLPEEKLIADGVKLLQVDTGLVIECLAELAADPEGVVREAVPDPQGGPDPLTAVYLVPFHRAELSLVGQVRRLLNAEDDRMPSFQDVDWDKALGWLAGRTGAALAPEQRDAVRLALTRRVAVLTGGPGCGKSFTVRSIVELARAKKAKVVLAAPTGRAAKRLAELTGAEASTVHRLLELKPGGDAAYDRDRPLDADLVVVDEASMLDLLLANKLVKAVAPGAHLLLVGDVDQLPSVGAGEVLRDLLAEGGPVPAVRLTRIFRQAQQSGVVTNAHRINTGLPPITDGLPDFFLFPEEDTEAAGVLAVDVAARRIPARFGLDPRRDVQVLAPMHRGPAGAANLNGLLQQAMTPARPDLPEKRFGGRVFRVGDKVTQIRNNYEKGANGVFNGTVGVVIALDADEQRLTVRTEEDEEIVYEFGELDELAHAYAVTIHRSQGSEYPAVVIPVTTGAWMMLQRNLLYTAVTRAKKLVVLVGSRKALGQAVRTVSAGRRYTAVAPRLSGRIPVGNIT; encoded by the coding sequence ATGGCAACGGACGGGGTACGGGCGGCGGTGCAACTGGCGGTGGTCGAGGGCGTCCTCGAGCGCATCACCTACGCCAACGAGGAGAGCGGCTACACGGTCGCCCGCGTCGACACCGGCCGCGGCAGCGGCGACCTGCTCACAGTCGTCGGCTCCCTGCTCGGGGCGCAGCCCGGCGAATCGCTGCGCATGGAGGGCCGTTGGGGCTCCCACCCGCAGTACGGCCGGCAGTTCACCGTGGAGAACTACCGGACGGTCCTGCCCGCCACCATCCAGGGCATCCGCCGCTACCTCGGCTCCGGCCTGATCAAGGGCATCGGACCGAAGATCGCCGACCGGATCGTGGAGCACTTCGGCACCGGCACGCTCGACGTGATCGAGGCCGAGCCGAAGCGGCTGATCGAGGTGCCCGGCCTCGGCCCCAAGAGGACGAAGCTGATCGGGGCGGCCTGGGAGGAGCAGAAGGCCATCAAGGAGGTCATGGTCTTCCTCCAGGGCGTCGGCGTCTCCACCTCCATCGCGGTGCGCATCTACAAGAAGTACGGCGACGCGTCCATCTCCGTCGTCAACAACCAGCCCTACCGGCTCGCCGCCGACGTGTGGGGCATCGGCTTCCTGACCGCGGACCGCATCGCCCAGGCCGTCGGGATCCCGCACGACAGCCCCGAACGGGTCAAGGCCGGGCTGCAGTACGCCCTGTCCCAGTCCACCGACCAGGGCCACTGCTTCCTGCCCGAGGAGAAGCTCATCGCCGACGGGGTAAAGCTGCTCCAGGTCGACACCGGGCTGGTGATCGAGTGCCTGGCCGAGCTCGCCGCCGACCCGGAAGGGGTCGTGCGGGAGGCCGTGCCGGACCCGCAGGGCGGGCCCGACCCGCTGACCGCCGTGTACCTGGTGCCCTTCCACCGGGCCGAGCTGTCCCTGGTCGGGCAGGTGCGCCGGCTGCTGAACGCCGAGGACGACCGGATGCCGTCCTTCCAGGACGTGGACTGGGACAAGGCCCTCGGCTGGCTCGCCGGGCGTACGGGGGCCGCGCTCGCCCCCGAGCAGCGGGACGCGGTCAGGCTGGCGCTGACCCGCCGGGTCGCCGTCCTCACCGGCGGCCCGGGCTGCGGCAAGTCCTTCACCGTGCGCTCCATCGTCGAGCTGGCCCGGGCCAAGAAGGCCAAGGTGGTGCTGGCCGCGCCCACCGGCCGGGCCGCCAAGCGGCTCGCCGAGCTCACGGGGGCCGAGGCCTCCACGGTGCACCGGCTGCTGGAGCTCAAGCCGGGCGGGGACGCCGCGTACGACCGGGACCGGCCGCTGGACGCCGACCTGGTCGTGGTCGACGAGGCCTCGATGCTGGACCTGCTGCTGGCCAACAAGCTGGTCAAGGCGGTGGCGCCGGGTGCTCACCTGCTGCTGGTGGGGGACGTGGACCAGCTGCCGTCGGTCGGCGCCGGGGAGGTGCTGCGGGACCTGCTGGCGGAGGGCGGCCCGGTGCCCGCGGTGCGCCTGACCCGGATCTTCCGCCAGGCCCAGCAGTCCGGCGTGGTCACCAACGCGCACCGCATCAACACCGGGCTGCCGCCGATCACCGACGGGCTGCCGGACTTCTTCCTCTTCCCCGAGGAGGACACCGAGGCGGCGGGCGTGCTGGCCGTGGACGTGGCGGCCCGCAGGATCCCGGCCAGGTTCGGCCTCGACCCGAGGCGGGACGTCCAGGTGCTCGCACCCATGCACCGCGGCCCGGCCGGCGCCGCGAACCTCAACGGGCTGCTCCAGCAGGCCATGACGCCGGCCCGCCCGGACCTGCCGGAGAAGCGGTTCGGCGGCCGGGTCTTCCGGGTGGGCGACAAGGTCACCCAGATCCGCAACAACTACGAGAAGGGCGCCAACGGCGTCTTCAACGGCACGGTCGGCGTGGTCATCGCCCTGGACGCGGACGAACAGCGGCTGACGGTGCGGACGGAGGAGGACGAGGAGATCGTGTACGAATTCGGTGAGCTCGACGAGCTGGCCCACGCGTACGCCGTCACCATCCACCGTTCCCAGGGGAGTGAATATCCCGCTGTGGTGATCCCGGTCACCACCGGTGCTTGGATGATGCTCCAGCGGAATCTGCTCTATACGGCGGTGACCAGGGCGAAGAAACTGGTCGTCCTCGTCGGGTCCCGGAAGGCCCTGGGCCAGGCCGTGCGTACCGTTTCCGCAGGTAGGAGGTACACGGCGGTCGCGCCCCGGCTGTCCGGACGGATACCGGTGGGAAACATCACCTAG
- a CDS encoding citrate synthase: MSDNSVVLRYADGEYTYPVVESTVGDQGFDISKLRAQTGLVTLDSGYGNTAAYKSAITYLDGEQGILRYRGYPIEQLAERSTFIEVAYLLINGELPTVDQLASFRNEITQHTLLHEDVKRFYDGFPRDAHPMAMLSSVVSALSTFYQDSHNPFDEKQRNLSTIRLLAKLPTIAAYAYKKSVGHPVVYPRNDLGYVENFLRMTFSVPAQEYDLDPVVVSALDKLLILHADHEQNCSTSTVRLVGSSQANMFASISAGISALWGPLHGGANQSVLEMLEGIKNDGGDVDAFIRKVKNKEDGVRLMGFGHRVYKSFDPRAKIIKAAAHDVLSALGKSDELLDIALKLEEHALADEYFVSRNLYPNVDFYTGLIYRAMGFPTEMFTVLFALGRLPGWIAQWHEMIKEPGSRIGRPRQIYTGEVLRDFVPVEAR, encoded by the coding sequence GTGAGCGACAACTCTGTAGTACTCCGGTACGCGGACGGCGAATACACCTACCCGGTGGTTGAGAGCACCGTCGGCGACCAGGGCTTCGACATCTCGAAGCTGCGGGCCCAGACCGGGCTCGTCACGCTGGACAGTGGCTACGGCAACACCGCCGCCTACAAGTCCGCGATCACCTACCTCGACGGTGAGCAGGGCATCCTGCGTTACCGCGGCTACCCGATCGAGCAGCTGGCGGAGCGCTCGACCTTCATCGAGGTCGCCTACCTGCTGATCAACGGTGAGCTGCCGACCGTCGACCAGCTCGCGTCGTTCCGCAACGAGATCACCCAGCACACGCTGCTGCACGAGGACGTCAAGCGCTTCTACGACGGCTTCCCGCGCGACGCGCACCCGATGGCGATGCTGTCCTCGGTCGTCAGCGCGCTGTCGACGTTCTACCAGGACAGCCACAACCCCTTCGACGAGAAGCAGCGCAACCTCTCGACGATCCGGCTGCTGGCCAAGCTCCCGACGATCGCGGCCTACGCGTACAAGAAGTCGGTCGGCCACCCGGTGGTCTACCCGCGCAACGACCTCGGCTACGTCGAGAACTTCCTGCGCATGACCTTCTCCGTGCCGGCCCAGGAATACGACCTGGACCCCGTCGTGGTCTCCGCGCTCGACAAGCTGCTGATCCTGCACGCGGACCACGAGCAGAACTGCTCCACCTCCACCGTGCGTCTGGTCGGCTCCTCGCAGGCGAACATGTTCGCCTCGATCTCCGCCGGCATCTCGGCCCTGTGGGGTCCGCTGCACGGTGGCGCCAACCAGTCCGTCCTCGAGATGCTGGAAGGCATCAAGAACGACGGCGGCGACGTCGACGCCTTCATCCGCAAGGTGAAGAACAAGGAGGACGGCGTCCGCCTGATGGGCTTCGGGCACCGCGTCTACAAGAGCTTCGACCCCCGGGCGAAGATCATCAAGGCGGCGGCGCACGACGTCCTCTCGGCGCTCGGCAAGAGCGACGAGCTGCTCGACATCGCGCTCAAGCTGGAGGAGCACGCGCTCGCCGACGAGTACTTCGTCTCGCGCAACCTCTACCCGAACGTGGACTTCTACACCGGTCTGATCTACCGGGCCATGGGCTTCCCGACCGAGATGTTCACGGTGCTCTTCGCGCTCGGCCGCCTCCCCGGCTGGATCGCCCAGTGGCACGAGATGATCAAGGAGCCGGGTTCCCGCATCGGCCGCCCGCGCCAGATCTACACGGGCGAGGTCCTGCGCGACTTCGTTCCCGTCGAGGCCCGCTGA
- a CDS encoding helix-turn-helix transcriptional regulator — translation MSDRQLWSYKEIAAHIRVQPDTVRSYRKHGLLPPPDHVEGGKPYWYADTVRAWVARRPGNRGRRED, via the coding sequence ATGAGCGACCGACAGCTGTGGTCGTACAAGGAGATCGCTGCACACATCCGGGTCCAGCCGGACACCGTGCGCTCCTACCGCAAGCACGGACTTCTCCCGCCGCCCGACCACGTGGAGGGCGGCAAGCCCTACTGGTACGCCGACACGGTCCGCGCCTGGGTGGCCCGCCGGCCCGGCAACCGGGGGCGCCGAGAGGACTGA
- a CDS encoding DUF937 domain-containing protein yields MSESSFQDDVLGELGDDRLNEIASLLGTDTAGARDTVTTTVGAMTGDLQQKAGADDEDGVEVRQAFAEVAEPPLQGVSTLGGGLGGLLGGGMMAGVLAKLSRPVANAVSKKTGIPAATVSRVIEMLIPVLLAVFAKRAASGKAAGGTAAGTPPGGAPGAAPAGDGGLGDLLGQILGGGKK; encoded by the coding sequence ATGAGCGAATCTTCATTCCAGGACGACGTGCTGGGCGAGCTCGGTGACGACCGGCTCAACGAGATCGCCTCGCTGCTCGGCACGGACACCGCCGGCGCACGCGACACCGTCACGACCACGGTCGGGGCGATGACCGGCGACCTCCAGCAGAAGGCCGGAGCCGACGACGAGGACGGGGTGGAGGTGCGCCAGGCCTTCGCCGAGGTGGCCGAGCCCCCTCTGCAGGGCGTCTCCACGCTCGGCGGCGGTCTCGGCGGGCTGCTGGGCGGCGGAATGATGGCCGGGGTGCTGGCCAAGCTGAGCCGGCCCGTGGCCAACGCCGTCTCGAAGAAGACCGGCATCCCCGCGGCCACCGTCAGCCGGGTCATCGAGATGCTGATCCCGGTGCTCCTGGCGGTGTTCGCCAAGCGCGCGGCCTCCGGCAAGGCCGCCGGCGGCACTGCGGCCGGCACTCCGCCGGGCGGGGCGCCCGGTGCGGCCCCCGCGGGCGACGGCGGCCTGGGCGACCTGCTGGGCCAGATCCTCGGCGGCGGCAAGAAGTAG
- a CDS encoding heavy metal translocating P-type ATPase, producing MTSTVHDGPITAVELSIGGMTCASCAARIEKKLNRMDGVEATVNYATEKAHVSYGGDVQVADLIATVVKTGYTAEEPAPPAPPAPAAGEEQERAEAPDPALSALRQRLLVSAALALPVVLLAMVPALQFDNWQWLSLTLAAPVVVWGGFPFHKAAWTNARHGAATMDTLVSVGTLAAFAWSLWALFFGHAGMPGMRHGFALFTVQGGSISRADGSSAIYLEVAAGVVTFILLGRYLEARSKRKAGAALKALLELGAKDVVVLRAGKEVRIPVAELAVGDRFAVRPGEKIATDGTVVEGSSAVDASMLTGESVPVEVSVGDSVTGATVNTSGRLLVEATRVGADTQLARMAKLVEDAQNGKAEVQRLADRISGIFVPVVLVLALGTWIGWLLVTDDATAAFTAAVAVLIIACPCALGLATPTALMVGTGRGAQLGILIKGPEVLESTRRVDTVVLDKTGTVTTGRMTLAGVVTAEGVDELELLRLAGSLEHASEHPIARAVAAAAADRAGSLPVPEGFENLAGLGVQGVVDGHAVLVGREQLLADWSITLPDGLARAKAAAEAEGGTAVLVAWDGEARGVLTVADAVKETSAEAVARLRELGLTPVLLTGDNRAVAETVAREVGIDEVIAEVLPQDKVDVVRRLQAEGRTVAMVGDGVNDAAALAQADLGLAMGTGTDAAIEAGDLTLVRGDLRVAADAIRLSRRTLATIKGNLFWAFGYNVAALPLAAAGLLNPMIAGAAMAFSSVFVVTNSLRLRSFR from the coding sequence ATGACCAGCACAGTGCACGACGGACCGATAACGGCGGTCGAACTCTCGATCGGCGGGATGACCTGCGCCTCCTGCGCGGCCCGCATCGAGAAGAAGCTCAACCGGATGGACGGCGTCGAGGCCACGGTGAACTACGCCACCGAGAAGGCCCACGTCTCCTACGGCGGCGACGTCCAGGTCGCGGACCTGATCGCGACCGTCGTCAAGACCGGTTACACCGCCGAGGAACCCGCACCTCCCGCCCCGCCCGCCCCCGCGGCCGGCGAGGAGCAGGAGCGGGCCGAGGCCCCCGACCCGGCACTGTCCGCCCTGCGGCAGCGGCTGCTGGTCTCCGCCGCGCTCGCCCTGCCCGTCGTCCTGCTCGCGATGGTCCCCGCCCTCCAGTTCGACAACTGGCAGTGGCTCTCGCTGACCCTCGCCGCGCCCGTCGTGGTCTGGGGCGGCTTCCCCTTCCACAAGGCCGCCTGGACCAACGCCCGGCACGGCGCCGCGACCATGGACACCCTGGTCTCGGTCGGCACGCTCGCAGCCTTCGCCTGGTCGCTGTGGGCGCTGTTCTTCGGCCACGCGGGCATGCCCGGCATGCGGCACGGCTTCGCCCTCTTCACCGTTCAAGGGGGCAGCATCTCCCGCGCGGACGGCTCCTCCGCCATCTACCTGGAGGTCGCGGCCGGAGTCGTCACCTTCATCCTCCTCGGCCGCTACCTGGAGGCGCGCTCCAAGCGGAAGGCCGGCGCGGCCCTCAAGGCCCTGCTGGAGCTGGGCGCCAAGGACGTCGTCGTCCTGCGCGCGGGCAAGGAGGTGCGCATCCCGGTGGCCGAGCTCGCAGTCGGCGACCGCTTCGCCGTCCGCCCCGGCGAGAAGATCGCCACCGACGGCACGGTCGTCGAGGGCAGCTCCGCCGTGGACGCCTCCATGCTGACCGGCGAGTCCGTCCCGGTCGAGGTGTCCGTCGGCGACTCCGTCACCGGCGCCACCGTCAACACCTCCGGACGCCTGCTCGTCGAGGCCACCAGGGTCGGGGCCGACACCCAGCTCGCCCGGATGGCCAAGCTGGTCGAGGACGCGCAGAACGGCAAGGCCGAGGTGCAGCGCCTCGCCGACCGGATCTCCGGGATCTTCGTGCCCGTCGTCCTGGTCCTCGCCCTCGGCACCTGGATCGGCTGGCTGCTCGTCACCGACGACGCGACGGCCGCCTTCACCGCCGCCGTGGCCGTCCTGATCATCGCCTGCCCGTGCGCCCTGGGCCTTGCCACCCCGACCGCGCTGATGGTCGGCACCGGGCGGGGCGCGCAGCTCGGCATCCTGATCAAGGGCCCCGAGGTGCTGGAGTCCACCCGCCGCGTGGACACCGTCGTCCTCGACAAGACCGGCACCGTCACCACCGGCCGGATGACCCTGGCCGGTGTCGTCACCGCCGAGGGGGTCGACGAGCTCGAACTGCTGCGCCTGGCCGGGTCGCTGGAGCACGCCTCGGAACACCCGATCGCCCGGGCCGTGGCCGCCGCCGCCGCCGACCGGGCGGGCTCCCTGCCCGTACCGGAGGGCTTCGAGAACCTCGCCGGTCTCGGCGTCCAGGGCGTGGTCGACGGGCACGCGGTGCTGGTGGGCCGCGAGCAGTTGCTGGCGGACTGGTCGATCACCCTGCCGGACGGGCTCGCCCGGGCCAAGGCGGCCGCCGAGGCCGAGGGCGGCACCGCCGTGCTGGTGGCCTGGGACGGGGAGGCTCGCGGGGTCCTGACCGTGGCCGACGCGGTCAAGGAGACCAGCGCCGAGGCGGTCGCCCGGCTGCGGGAACTGGGCCTGACCCCGGTGCTGCTGACCGGCGACAACCGGGCCGTGGCCGAGACGGTGGCCCGCGAGGTGGGCATCGACGAGGTGATCGCCGAGGTGCTCCCGCAGGACAAGGTGGACGTCGTACGCCGCCTCCAGGCCGAGGGCCGTACGGTCGCCATGGTCGGCGACGGGGTCAACGACGCGGCCGCTCTGGCCCAGGCGGACCTGGGGCTGGCCATGGGCACGGGCACCGACGCGGCCATCGAGGCCGGCGACCTGACCCTCGTACGGGGCGACCTGCGGGTGGCGGCGGACGCGATCCGGCTCTCCCGCCGGACCCTGGCCACCATCAAGGGCAACCTCTTCTGGGCCTTCGGCTACAACGTCGCGGCCCTGCCGCTGGCGGCGGCCGGCCTGCTCAACCCGATGATCGCGGGAGCCGCCATGGCCTTCTCCTCGGTCTTCGTGGTGACCAACAGCCTGCGGTTGAGGTCCTTCCGCTAG
- a CDS encoding EamA family transporter has protein sequence MRPVHTALAVLVAAVWGFNFVVVEIGLDHFPPLLLSALRFLVAALPAVFFVGPPKVAWKWIAGVGAALGIAKFGLLFTGMDAGMPAGLSSLVLQVQAVFTAVLAAVVLRERPGRVRLTGMAVALAGIAVAAVDGGTSGPVLGFTLVVAAAACWGVSNVLTRKASPPDALNFMVWVCTVPVLPLFGLSLLLEGPERDLAALRALDWSGVGVIAYVAWVSTVFGFGAWGYLLRRYPASSVAPFSLLVPVFGMSSAALVLGEQVSGLRWAAAVLLVGGVALTSLAPARPAARTEARAEARTTAAAAVSAGSRPAAAGASPVR, from the coding sequence ATGCGTCCCGTACACACCGCACTCGCCGTGCTCGTCGCCGCCGTCTGGGGCTTCAACTTCGTGGTCGTCGAGATCGGACTCGACCACTTCCCGCCCCTGTTGCTGTCCGCGCTGCGCTTCCTCGTCGCCGCCCTGCCCGCCGTGTTCTTCGTCGGGCCGCCCAAGGTCGCCTGGAAGTGGATCGCGGGGGTGGGGGCCGCCCTCGGCATCGCCAAGTTCGGCCTGCTCTTCACCGGCATGGACGCGGGCATGCCGGCCGGGCTGTCCTCCCTCGTCCTGCAGGTCCAGGCCGTCTTCACCGCCGTCCTCGCCGCCGTCGTGCTCCGCGAGCGGCCGGGCCGGGTGCGGCTGACCGGCATGGCCGTGGCGCTGGCAGGCATCGCCGTGGCCGCCGTGGACGGGGGCACCTCCGGGCCCGTGCTCGGCTTCACCCTGGTCGTGGCGGCCGCCGCCTGCTGGGGCGTCTCCAACGTGCTGACCCGCAAGGCCTCCCCGCCCGACGCCCTGAACTTCATGGTGTGGGTGTGCACGGTGCCGGTGCTGCCGCTGTTCGGGCTGTCGCTGCTGCTGGAGGGGCCCGAGCGGGACCTGGCCGCGCTGCGGGCCCTGGACTGGTCCGGGGTGGGCGTCATCGCGTACGTCGCGTGGGTCTCGACCGTGTTCGGGTTCGGGGCCTGGGGCTACCTGCTGCGCCGCTACCCGGCCTCGTCGGTGGCTCCGTTCAGCCTGCTGGTGCCGGTCTTCGGGATGTCCTCGGCGGCCCTGGTGCTCGGGGAGCAGGTGTCGGGCCTGCGCTGGGCGGCGGCGGTGCTGCTGGTCGGCGGGGTGGCGCTGACGTCGCTGGCCCCCGCGCGGCCCGCCGCCCGTACCGAGGCCCGGGCGGAGGCCCGTACGACGGCCGCCGCGGCCGTCAGCGCAGGGAGTCGTCCTGCAGCGGCAGGCGCCAGTCCTGTCCGATGA
- a CDS encoding heavy-metal-associated domain-containing protein, giving the protein MSAETDTQTTTVYRVTGMTCGHCEGAVNSEISALPGVTSVKAVAASGEVTVVSAAPLADEDVRAAVDEAGYEFTGRA; this is encoded by the coding sequence ATGAGTGCCGAGACGGACACCCAGACCACCACCGTCTACCGGGTGACCGGCATGACCTGCGGCCACTGCGAGGGCGCGGTGAACAGCGAGATCTCCGCCCTGCCGGGCGTCACCTCGGTCAAGGCCGTCGCCGCGTCCGGCGAGGTCACCGTGGTCTCCGCCGCCCCGCTCGCCGACGAGGACGTGCGCGCCGCGGTGGACGAGGCCGGCTACGAGTTCACCGGCCGGGCCTGA
- a CDS encoding LysR family transcriptional regulator — protein sequence MLDLARLRALHAVSVHGSVAGAAAALGYTPSAVSQQIAKLERETRTTLLERRGRGVALTEEARHLADTAQELLAIVERAETTLEERRGQPSGLLTVAAFASAARGLLPGVLADLARRHPALDVRLTEVDPHLSVDLVARGVTDLAVAHDWDIAPLPAPEGVEQALIGDDLCDLVVPAGHPFTTRGTVRRSDLGGQRWVCQPPGRVCHDWLMRTLRTAGFEPDIAHVAEENHTIVALVAAGLGVAVVPRLGTGTLPPGAVAVPLEPGPVRRLYALWRTGAARRPAITETVRTLQEHWATG from the coding sequence ATGCTCGATCTCGCCCGGCTGCGCGCCCTGCACGCCGTATCCGTCCACGGCTCGGTCGCGGGCGCGGCGGCCGCCCTCGGCTACACCCCCTCCGCGGTCTCGCAGCAGATCGCCAAGCTGGAGCGGGAGACCCGCACCACCCTGCTGGAACGGCGCGGGCGCGGGGTCGCCCTCACCGAGGAGGCCCGCCATCTGGCGGACACCGCACAGGAGTTGCTGGCGATCGTGGAGCGCGCCGAGACCACCCTGGAGGAGCGGCGCGGTCAGCCGAGCGGGCTGCTCACGGTCGCCGCGTTCGCCTCGGCCGCGCGCGGACTGCTGCCGGGGGTGCTGGCCGATCTGGCCCGCCGGCACCCGGCCCTGGACGTGCGCCTCACCGAGGTCGACCCCCACCTGTCCGTCGACCTGGTGGCCCGCGGCGTCACCGATCTGGCCGTGGCCCACGACTGGGACATCGCCCCGCTGCCCGCGCCCGAGGGGGTGGAGCAGGCCCTCATCGGGGACGACCTCTGCGACCTGGTGGTACCGGCCGGCCACCCCTTCACCACCCGCGGGACCGTCCGGCGCTCGGACCTCGGCGGCCAGCGCTGGGTGTGCCAGCCGCCCGGACGGGTGTGCCACGACTGGCTGATGCGGACGCTGCGCACCGCCGGCTTCGAGCCGGACATCGCGCACGTCGCCGAGGAGAACCACACCATCGTCGCCCTGGTCGCGGCCGGACTCGGGGTGGCGGTCGTCCCCCGGCTGGGGACCGGCACCCTGCCGCCGGGGGCCGTGGCCGTGCCGCTGGAACCGGGCCCCGTCCGCAGGCTGTACGCCCTCTGGCGCACCGGCGCCGCCCGCCGCCCGGCCATCACCGAGACCGTCCGCACCCTCCAGGAACACTGGGCCACGGGGTAG